A window of Methanobrevibacter boviskoreani JH1 genomic DNA:
TAGCAACCCTTTTCATGGTTTCAATATCTTTAGCACCACAATAACCCATTGAAGCTTTAAGTCCACCGACTAATTGGAATAAAACTTCAGATACAGTACCTTTATATGGCACAGCTCCTTCTACTCCTTCAGGTATTAATTTTGTATGTTTCATTGGTCCTTTGATTTCTTGGAAGTATCTGTCAGCACCTCCACCAAATCCACCAGTCATAGCTCCCATAGAGCCCATACCACGATAAGTTTTATATTTTTTACCATTCATTACAACAATTTCACCAGGAGACTCATAAGTACCTGCAAGGGCATTACCCAACATTACAAGATCTGCACCTGCACCAATAGCTTTTGCAATATCTCCGGAGTATCTGATACCACCATCTGCAATAACTGGAATATTATAATCTTTTGCAACATCTGCAACATCGGATACAGCTGTAAGTTGTGGTACACCTACACCTGCTACAATACGGGTAGTACACATTGAACCTGGACCAATACCTACTTTAAGTCCATCTGCACCTTTAGCAACAATATCCTCAGCAGCTTCTGCAGTTGCAATATTACCAACACATAATTTCGCATCGATATTTTCCTTCATAGTTTCTATGAAATTAACAACATGCATGTTATGAGCATGAGCACAGTCAATGGAAATGATATCTGCACCAGCCTCATCCAATGCCATTGCCCTATCTAAATCGAATGGTCCAGTAGCAGCTGCCACCAACAATCTTCCTTTTTTATCCCTTGCTGCATTTGCATGTTTTTTATGATTTAAGATATCCCTAATAGTTACAATACCTGCAAGTTTTTTATCAGGAGATAAAACTGGAAGCCTTTCAACTTTATTTTCATAAGCGATATCTAAAGCCTCTTCAGGAGAAGTATTCTCATCAATAGTTACAACATCAGAGGTCATTATGTCCTTAACTAACCTATCTTTTCCTGATTTAATAATCGGATTTACATCCCTACGACTAATGATACCAACAATTTCCTCATCGTTCATTACAGGTAATCCGCTAATGGATAAATCATCCATAAGTTTTTGAACTTCATTAACAGAGGAATCAGGAGTGATAGTAATTACATCACGAATAGTAATATCCTCAGCTGATTTTACTTTTTTAACTTCTTCAACTTCTTGTTCCAAGGTTTTATTCCTGTGAATAACACCTAGACCTCCTTCTTGAGCAAGTGCTATAGCAAGTTCAGATTCTGTGACAGTATCCATAGCAGCACTTAAAATAGGAATATTAAGAGAAATATCCTTATCAAGTTTAACGGTTGTATCTACATTTTTAGGTTCTACATATGATGCATTTGGTGTTAAAAGAAAATCGTCAAATGTATATCCCATTCTAGCTTCTTGAATTTTTTCTGAAAACACATTTCTCACCGAATAAATAAATTTGAAAAATTAAAAATAAATAATCATAAAATATAAAATTTATATTTAAAATTATATAATTAAAAAATATAGTACCAATTTTTTAAAATAAATATAATTATTATTCTTATCTCTTTTAATAAATATAAACTTTATGTTTTTCAATAAAAATTACGATGAAAAAATGAAATTATTTAAAAAAATAAATTGACGACATAATGTGAAATTAATCATACTATAAAACATATTCTGTTTTAAAAAAAAACTGATAGATAGGAAAATCTAAAATAACCCATTATTATATGACAAAACCTTTTCAATTATAAAACTATCCATAATATATTTAGTCTAAATAGTTTTTACAACAATTATAAAACTAAAATTACATTATATTATGATTTAACCTTAGCTAACAGTTTTTCCAAACAATTATAGAACTACTTTGTAATATGAGCCAATCTAAAATCAATTATTTTTGAAAGATCATCTAGTTTTAACTCAACCTGATAACCTATCTTTCCACCACTGAAATAAATGGTATTAAAATTCTTAGCGCTATCATCGATAATAGTTGGAAATTTATGTTTCATACCTATTGGAGAACATCCCCCATGAGTATATCCAGTCAATGATACTAGATCCTTAGATTTTAACATTTTAATCTTCTTCTCGGATACAACCTCAGATGCAAGTTTCAAATCTAATTCCTTACTAACAGGCACTAAAAAAACATAATGATTATCAGATTTACTTACGGTTACAAGTGTCTTAAATACATTGTCAGGATTTTCACCTAAAACCTCAATTACATCCTTTCCACTTATAGCTCCGGAATCAAGGTAATTATAACTTTTATAGGCTATTTTGTTTCTCTCTAAAAGCCTCATTACATTTGTTTTATCCTCATTTCTAGACAAAAGAACCAACTTCTAAAAAAAAATATTAAAAAAAGTTTAAAATAAAAAAATAGCTAAAGTTTTAATAAAATATAGCTAAAAAAAGGTTTAATTAAAAATTAAAAATGAATTTTATTTAATCAAAGGATTTGATTAAATCTTTTAACTCTTTAACAGCAGTACGGTCAATGTGTCCAGTGTTTCTGTCACCATCAACACATGCAGCACCACGAATACCTACAACATCACAGTGTAAATCATATAATGGCTTGATTTGATCCTTTTTAACTGAACCTGCAAGTGCAGTATTTAAATCATATTCTTTAGCTTCCGCAACCCATTTTTCAAGGTCTTCCATACTCATAAAGTCAAATAATGTTTTACCATCCTTAACTGCAGTATCCAACATAGCCAAATCTGAACCAGAATCACGTGCAACTTTAGGAATATCCCATGGTGAAACAGCTCCAACTCTTTCAGCATCTGCATAACCTGCAGCCACTACAATAGTTTCTGGAGATTCGTCTTTAACAGCTTTAACAACATTAGACATAACCTCTACTGCCTCATCATAATTTTTAGTACCATATAATCCTACCTTAATGTAGTCAGCACCGCATTTTAATGCACCTAAACTAGCAAGGGAAACGGTTCCTGGTT
This region includes:
- the guaB gene encoding IMP dehydrogenase, with product MFSEKIQEARMGYTFDDFLLTPNASYVEPKNVDTTVKLDKDISLNIPILSAAMDTVTESELAIALAQEGGLGVIHRNKTLEQEVEEVKKVKSAEDITIRDVITITPDSSVNEVQKLMDDLSISGLPVMNDEEIVGIISRRDVNPIIKSGKDRLVKDIMTSDVVTIDENTSPEEALDIAYENKVERLPVLSPDKKLAGIVTIRDILNHKKHANAARDKKGRLLVAAATGPFDLDRAMALDEAGADIISIDCAHAHNMHVVNFIETMKENIDAKLCVGNIATAEAAEDIVAKGADGLKVGIGPGSMCTTRIVAGVGVPQLTAVSDVADVAKDYNIPVIADGGIRYSGDIAKAIGAGADLVMLGNALAGTYESPGEIVVMNGKKYKTYRGMGSMGAMTGGFGGGADRYFQEIKGPMKHTKLIPEGVEGAVPYKGTVSEVLFQLVGGLKASMGYCGAKDIETMKRVAKFTRITQSGIKESHPHDLLITNESPNYPTLE
- the ybaK gene encoding Cys-tRNA(Pro) deacylase → MSRNEDKTNVMRLLERNKIAYKSYNYLDSGAISGKDVIEVLGENPDNVFKTLVTVSKSDNHYVFLVPVSKELDLKLASEVVSEKKIKMLKSKDLVSLTGYTHGGCSPIGMKHKFPTIIDDSAKNFNTIYFSGGKIGYQVELKLDDLSKIIDFRLAHITK
- a CDS encoding (5-formylfuran-3-yl)methyl phosphate synthase; this translates as MLLLISPINHEEAVEAIEGGADIVDVKNPKEGSLGANFPWVIKDIRELTPSDKLVSSTIGDVPYKPGTVSLASLGALKCGADYIKVGLYGTKNYDEAVEVMSNVVKAVKDESPETIVVAAGYADAERVGAVSPWDIPKVARDSGSDLAMLDTAVKDGKTLFDFMSMEDLEKWVAEAKEYDLNTALAGSVKKDQIKPLYDLHCDVVGIRGAACVDGDRNTGHIDRTAVKELKDLIKSFD